Proteins found in one Megachile rotundata isolate GNS110a chromosome 14, iyMegRotu1, whole genome shotgun sequence genomic segment:
- the LOC100876295 gene encoding leukocyte receptor cluster member 8 homolog isoform X1 encodes MSEGEATASQKKQQPFQQQPQLGVGSMANMAWQYPSPNNIHSMFPSYSGQLYGAGYQGVPHQGQTFSYYHVMMPGYGQPFNQQQMQQQQHQQQQQQQQQQQQQQQQQQQQQGNNQGKQLHQQPPVPGTPMSLDDDSDLPPLPPGPPPSVQTSQQHNAQVQSSIQTHPGYMYNSFPYGSWNGMHGDMSQYTNQIRFNIQNKKNGLTFSPSGNSGAAKKKRKRNKNLAAQFNNSFQANSPTTNFVPASNLKTELPPLPLAQREVAAPPPPTEESPTPTTPVISSANTAPSAGSPAVGTTSVVTIPSPVVEWPDSLKNYVNRCYEKCKTAVDKDQVEIILKGKITRAANDGSLWVKDWDQEPLPSIHSERMTMTIKPQKPTLKLNNLANPLLNTQGGLRKPGLSTSLGARHGARLSVNHKRSRSRSRTRSRSKSRSRSRTRSRSRSRSKSRSRSNTRSPPSRKYRRSTSSSSNVSDREHDYKSIKTKKSAKNKQSHSSKKSKKTKQMKSHFYSEFGLATGNAEELGSKEKLQQRAARFNDSISRTVSNGVKDDSTTDFDFTGLHIVGICKDIEKPYLRLTSAPAPSAVRPVSVLQNSLAHVKKRWVADQDYRYACDQLKSIRQDLTVQGIRDAFTVHVYETHARVALEKGDHEEFNQCQTQLRMLYQDVGGENRCEFVAYRILYYIFTKNSQDLTTILAALSEEDKHDECIKHALKVRSAWWQGNFHAFFKLYTSAPRMAAFLMDWFVARERKNALKCMIKSPQYIITMRKLFYEADKYYTNNRMIILIVHYYLNKTLGMKPRNLVVNHGKRKGGKENDKLSSGKFRLGGFRILRPQSVSLLH; translated from the exons ATGTCAGAAGGCGAGGCTACAGCGTCGCAGAAGAAACAGCAGCCATTTCAGCAACAGCCGCAACTTGGAGTAGGCTCAATGGCGAACATGGCATGGCAATATCCCTCGCCAAACAATATTCACAGCATGTTTCCTTCATATTCAGG GCAGTTATATGGAGCAGGATATCAGGGTGTGCCTCATCAAGGACAAACATTTAGTTATTACCATGTAATGATGCCTGGATATGGACAACCTTTTAATCAACAGCAgatgcaacagcagcagcatcaacagcaacaacagcagcagcagcagcaacaacaacaacaacagcaacagcagcagcaacagggCAATAATCAAGGGAAACAGCTACATCAACAGCCACCTGTACCTGGAACACCTATGTCTTTGGATGACGATTCGGATCTTCCTCCTTTACCTCCTGGTCCTCCGCCGTCTGTACAAACGTCTCAACAGCATAACGCTCAAGTTCAGTCATCCATACAAACTCATCCAGGATATATGTACAATTCATTTCCGTATGGTTCTTGGAACGGAATGCATGGTGATATGTCTC AGTACACTAATCAGATTCGTTTCAatatacaaaacaaaaaaaatggcTTAACATTTTCTCCGTCCGGTAATAGTGGAGCTGCAAAGAAAAAGCGTAAGAGGAATAAAAATTTAGCAGCCCAGTTCAACAATAGCTTTCAGGCAAATAGTCCAACGACAAATTTTGTACCTGCTTCCAATTTGAAGACAGAATTACCACCCTTACCCCTCGCGCAGCGTGAAGTAGCAGCTCCTCCTCCACCAACCGAAGAATCCCCCACCCCTACTACACCTGTTATTTCGAGCGCTAACACAGCTCCTAGTGCTGGTTCTCCAGCGGTAGGTACTACTTCTGTCGTGACAATTCCTAGCCCGGTTGTAGAATGGCCCGACAGTTTGAAGAATTACGTGAACAGATGTTACGAAAAATGTAAAACAGCTGTTGACAAGGATCAagttgaaattatattaaaaggAAAAATTACTCGCGCTGCGAACGATGGCTCGCTTTGGGTGAAGGATTGGGACCAAGAACCTTTGCCTAGTATTCACAGCGAACGTATGACCATGACGATAAAGCCTCAAAAGCCGacgttaaaattgaataatttagcgAATCCGCTGTTGAATACGCAGGGAGGCTTGCGCAAGCCAGGTCTCTCTACTTCTCTCGGGGCTCGGCATGGTGCGCGTCTCTCTGTGAATCACAAACGGTCGAGGTCGAGGTCTAGGACTAGATCAAGATCGAAGTCGAGGTCGAGGTCGAGAACAAGGTCGAGGTCGAGGTCGAGGTCGAAATCGAGGTCACGTTCAAATACACGTAGCCCACCGTCACGAAAATACAGGCGTAGTACATCGTCGTCGTCCAACGTTAGTGATCGGGAACACGATTATAAATCGATAAAAACGAAAAAATCCGCTAAAAATAAACAGAGTCACAGCAGCAAGAAATCAAAGAAGACTAAACAGATGAAATCACATTTCTATTCAGAGTTTGGTTTAGCTACAGGCAACGCCGAGGAATTAGGATCCAAGGAGAAATTACAACAACGTGCTGCAAGATTTAACGATAGTATTTCTAGGACTGTCAGCAACGGTGTTAAAGATGATTCTACCACAGATTTTGATTTTACCGGACTTCATATCGTAGGAATCTGTAAGGACATTGAAAAACCATATTTGCGATTAACATCG GCTCCAGCTCCCTCCGCTGTTCGACCGGTAAGTGTACTCCAAAATTCTTTGGCACATGTCAAGAAGCGCTGGGTGGCTGATCAAGACTATAGATATGCTTGTGATCAACTTAAATCCATTCGTCAAGATCTTACCGTCCAAGGTATACGAGATGCATTTACAGTCCATGTGTATGAAACGCACGCCCGTGTAGCTCTAGAAAAAGGCGATCATGAAGAATTCAACCAGTGTCAAACACAATTAAGGATGCTGTACCAAGATGTCGGGGGAGAAAACCGATGCGAATTCGTCGCGTAtcgaatattgtattatatttttaccaAAAATAGTCAAG ATTTAACAACTATTTTAGCGGCTTTGTCGGAAGAAGATAAACACGACGAGTGCATAAAACATGCATTAAAAGTGCGTTCGGCTTGGTGGCAGGGTAATTTCCATGCTTTTTTCAAGTTATACACTTCTGCTCCAAGGATGGCAGCCTTCCTAATGGATTGGTTTGTTGCGAGGGAACGCAAGAACGCCTTGAAATGCATGATCAAGTC CCCACAGTACATAATCACGATGCGAAAACTCTTCTATGAGGCTGATAAATACTATACAAACAATAGGATGATTATTTTAATCGTCCACTACTACCTCAATAAAACACTCGGTATGAAGCCGAGAAATCTCGTGGTAAATCATGGGAAAAGAAAAGGAGGAAAAGAGAATGATAAATTATCTTCAGGAAAATTTCGTTTGGGCGGATTTCGAATTCTTCGACCACAATCAGTTTCCCTTCTTCATTGA
- the LOC100876295 gene encoding leukocyte receptor cluster member 8 homolog isoform X2, whose amino-acid sequence MANMAWQYPSPNNIHSMFPSYSGQLYGAGYQGVPHQGQTFSYYHVMMPGYGQPFNQQQMQQQQHQQQQQQQQQQQQQQQQQQQQQGNNQGKQLHQQPPVPGTPMSLDDDSDLPPLPPGPPPSVQTSQQHNAQVQSSIQTHPGYMYNSFPYGSWNGMHGDMSQYTNQIRFNIQNKKNGLTFSPSGNSGAAKKKRKRNKNLAAQFNNSFQANSPTTNFVPASNLKTELPPLPLAQREVAAPPPPTEESPTPTTPVISSANTAPSAGSPAVGTTSVVTIPSPVVEWPDSLKNYVNRCYEKCKTAVDKDQVEIILKGKITRAANDGSLWVKDWDQEPLPSIHSERMTMTIKPQKPTLKLNNLANPLLNTQGGLRKPGLSTSLGARHGARLSVNHKRSRSRSRTRSRSKSRSRSRTRSRSRSRSKSRSRSNTRSPPSRKYRRSTSSSSNVSDREHDYKSIKTKKSAKNKQSHSSKKSKKTKQMKSHFYSEFGLATGNAEELGSKEKLQQRAARFNDSISRTVSNGVKDDSTTDFDFTGLHIVGICKDIEKPYLRLTSAPAPSAVRPVSVLQNSLAHVKKRWVADQDYRYACDQLKSIRQDLTVQGIRDAFTVHVYETHARVALEKGDHEEFNQCQTQLRMLYQDVGGENRCEFVAYRILYYIFTKNSQDLTTILAALSEEDKHDECIKHALKVRSAWWQGNFHAFFKLYTSAPRMAAFLMDWFVARERKNALKCMIKSPQYIITMRKLFYEADKYYTNNRMIILIVHYYLNKTLGMKPRNLVVNHGKRKGGKENDKLSSGKFRLGGFRILRPQSVSLLH is encoded by the exons ATGGCGAACATGGCATGGCAATATCCCTCGCCAAACAATATTCACAGCATGTTTCCTTCATATTCAGG GCAGTTATATGGAGCAGGATATCAGGGTGTGCCTCATCAAGGACAAACATTTAGTTATTACCATGTAATGATGCCTGGATATGGACAACCTTTTAATCAACAGCAgatgcaacagcagcagcatcaacagcaacaacagcagcagcagcagcaacaacaacaacaacagcaacagcagcagcaacagggCAATAATCAAGGGAAACAGCTACATCAACAGCCACCTGTACCTGGAACACCTATGTCTTTGGATGACGATTCGGATCTTCCTCCTTTACCTCCTGGTCCTCCGCCGTCTGTACAAACGTCTCAACAGCATAACGCTCAAGTTCAGTCATCCATACAAACTCATCCAGGATATATGTACAATTCATTTCCGTATGGTTCTTGGAACGGAATGCATGGTGATATGTCTC AGTACACTAATCAGATTCGTTTCAatatacaaaacaaaaaaaatggcTTAACATTTTCTCCGTCCGGTAATAGTGGAGCTGCAAAGAAAAAGCGTAAGAGGAATAAAAATTTAGCAGCCCAGTTCAACAATAGCTTTCAGGCAAATAGTCCAACGACAAATTTTGTACCTGCTTCCAATTTGAAGACAGAATTACCACCCTTACCCCTCGCGCAGCGTGAAGTAGCAGCTCCTCCTCCACCAACCGAAGAATCCCCCACCCCTACTACACCTGTTATTTCGAGCGCTAACACAGCTCCTAGTGCTGGTTCTCCAGCGGTAGGTACTACTTCTGTCGTGACAATTCCTAGCCCGGTTGTAGAATGGCCCGACAGTTTGAAGAATTACGTGAACAGATGTTACGAAAAATGTAAAACAGCTGTTGACAAGGATCAagttgaaattatattaaaaggAAAAATTACTCGCGCTGCGAACGATGGCTCGCTTTGGGTGAAGGATTGGGACCAAGAACCTTTGCCTAGTATTCACAGCGAACGTATGACCATGACGATAAAGCCTCAAAAGCCGacgttaaaattgaataatttagcgAATCCGCTGTTGAATACGCAGGGAGGCTTGCGCAAGCCAGGTCTCTCTACTTCTCTCGGGGCTCGGCATGGTGCGCGTCTCTCTGTGAATCACAAACGGTCGAGGTCGAGGTCTAGGACTAGATCAAGATCGAAGTCGAGGTCGAGGTCGAGAACAAGGTCGAGGTCGAGGTCGAGGTCGAAATCGAGGTCACGTTCAAATACACGTAGCCCACCGTCACGAAAATACAGGCGTAGTACATCGTCGTCGTCCAACGTTAGTGATCGGGAACACGATTATAAATCGATAAAAACGAAAAAATCCGCTAAAAATAAACAGAGTCACAGCAGCAAGAAATCAAAGAAGACTAAACAGATGAAATCACATTTCTATTCAGAGTTTGGTTTAGCTACAGGCAACGCCGAGGAATTAGGATCCAAGGAGAAATTACAACAACGTGCTGCAAGATTTAACGATAGTATTTCTAGGACTGTCAGCAACGGTGTTAAAGATGATTCTACCACAGATTTTGATTTTACCGGACTTCATATCGTAGGAATCTGTAAGGACATTGAAAAACCATATTTGCGATTAACATCG GCTCCAGCTCCCTCCGCTGTTCGACCGGTAAGTGTACTCCAAAATTCTTTGGCACATGTCAAGAAGCGCTGGGTGGCTGATCAAGACTATAGATATGCTTGTGATCAACTTAAATCCATTCGTCAAGATCTTACCGTCCAAGGTATACGAGATGCATTTACAGTCCATGTGTATGAAACGCACGCCCGTGTAGCTCTAGAAAAAGGCGATCATGAAGAATTCAACCAGTGTCAAACACAATTAAGGATGCTGTACCAAGATGTCGGGGGAGAAAACCGATGCGAATTCGTCGCGTAtcgaatattgtattatatttttaccaAAAATAGTCAAG ATTTAACAACTATTTTAGCGGCTTTGTCGGAAGAAGATAAACACGACGAGTGCATAAAACATGCATTAAAAGTGCGTTCGGCTTGGTGGCAGGGTAATTTCCATGCTTTTTTCAAGTTATACACTTCTGCTCCAAGGATGGCAGCCTTCCTAATGGATTGGTTTGTTGCGAGGGAACGCAAGAACGCCTTGAAATGCATGATCAAGTC CCCACAGTACATAATCACGATGCGAAAACTCTTCTATGAGGCTGATAAATACTATACAAACAATAGGATGATTATTTTAATCGTCCACTACTACCTCAATAAAACACTCGGTATGAAGCCGAGAAATCTCGTGGTAAATCATGGGAAAAGAAAAGGAGGAAAAGAGAATGATAAATTATCTTCAGGAAAATTTCGTTTGGGCGGATTTCGAATTCTTCGACCACAATCAGTTTCCCTTCTTCATTGA
- the LOC100876295 gene encoding leukocyte receptor cluster member 8 homolog isoform X3 → MSEGEATASQKKQQPFQQQPQLGVGSMANMAWQYPSPNNIHSMFPSYSGQLYGAGYQGVPHQGQTFSYYHVMMPGYGQPFNQQQMQQQQHQQQQQQQQQQQQQQQQQQQQQGNNQGKQLHQQPPVPGTPMSLDDDSDLPPLPPGPPPSVQTSQQHNAQVQSSIQTHPGYMYNSFPYGSWNGMHGDMSQYTNQIRFNIQNKKNGLTFSPSGNSGAAKKKRKRNKNLAAQFNNSFQANSPTTNFVPASNLKTELPPLPLAQREVAAPPPPTEESPTPTTPVISSANTAPSAGSPAVGTTSVVTIPSPVVEWPDSLKNYVNRCYEKCKTAVDKDQVEIILKGKITRAANDGSLWVKDWDQEPLPSIHSERMTMTIKPQKPTLKLNNLANPLLNTQGGLRKPGLSTSLGARHGARLSVNHKRSRSRSRTRSRSKSRSRSRTRSRSRSRSKSRSRSNTRSPPSRKYRRSTSSSSNVSDREHDYKSIKTKKSAKNKQSHSSKKSKKTKQMKSHFYSEFGLATGNAEELGSKEKLQQRAARFNDSISRTVSNGVKDDSTTDFDFTGLHIVGICKDIEKPYLRLTSAPAPSAVRPVSVLQNSLAHVKKRWVADQDYRYACDQLKSIRQDLTVQGIRDAFTVHVYETHARVALEKGDHEEFNQCQTQLRMLYQDVGGENRCEFVAYRILYYIFTKNSQDLTTILAALSEEDKHDECIKHALKVRSAWWQGNFHAFFKLYTSAPRMAAFLMDWFVARERKNALKCMIKSYRQNLAVDFVVAELAFESLDKFYEFVNEFGLVYADPEQHLIDCKTSSGSVGAW, encoded by the exons ATGTCAGAAGGCGAGGCTACAGCGTCGCAGAAGAAACAGCAGCCATTTCAGCAACAGCCGCAACTTGGAGTAGGCTCAATGGCGAACATGGCATGGCAATATCCCTCGCCAAACAATATTCACAGCATGTTTCCTTCATATTCAGG GCAGTTATATGGAGCAGGATATCAGGGTGTGCCTCATCAAGGACAAACATTTAGTTATTACCATGTAATGATGCCTGGATATGGACAACCTTTTAATCAACAGCAgatgcaacagcagcagcatcaacagcaacaacagcagcagcagcagcaacaacaacaacaacagcaacagcagcagcaacagggCAATAATCAAGGGAAACAGCTACATCAACAGCCACCTGTACCTGGAACACCTATGTCTTTGGATGACGATTCGGATCTTCCTCCTTTACCTCCTGGTCCTCCGCCGTCTGTACAAACGTCTCAACAGCATAACGCTCAAGTTCAGTCATCCATACAAACTCATCCAGGATATATGTACAATTCATTTCCGTATGGTTCTTGGAACGGAATGCATGGTGATATGTCTC AGTACACTAATCAGATTCGTTTCAatatacaaaacaaaaaaaatggcTTAACATTTTCTCCGTCCGGTAATAGTGGAGCTGCAAAGAAAAAGCGTAAGAGGAATAAAAATTTAGCAGCCCAGTTCAACAATAGCTTTCAGGCAAATAGTCCAACGACAAATTTTGTACCTGCTTCCAATTTGAAGACAGAATTACCACCCTTACCCCTCGCGCAGCGTGAAGTAGCAGCTCCTCCTCCACCAACCGAAGAATCCCCCACCCCTACTACACCTGTTATTTCGAGCGCTAACACAGCTCCTAGTGCTGGTTCTCCAGCGGTAGGTACTACTTCTGTCGTGACAATTCCTAGCCCGGTTGTAGAATGGCCCGACAGTTTGAAGAATTACGTGAACAGATGTTACGAAAAATGTAAAACAGCTGTTGACAAGGATCAagttgaaattatattaaaaggAAAAATTACTCGCGCTGCGAACGATGGCTCGCTTTGGGTGAAGGATTGGGACCAAGAACCTTTGCCTAGTATTCACAGCGAACGTATGACCATGACGATAAAGCCTCAAAAGCCGacgttaaaattgaataatttagcgAATCCGCTGTTGAATACGCAGGGAGGCTTGCGCAAGCCAGGTCTCTCTACTTCTCTCGGGGCTCGGCATGGTGCGCGTCTCTCTGTGAATCACAAACGGTCGAGGTCGAGGTCTAGGACTAGATCAAGATCGAAGTCGAGGTCGAGGTCGAGAACAAGGTCGAGGTCGAGGTCGAGGTCGAAATCGAGGTCACGTTCAAATACACGTAGCCCACCGTCACGAAAATACAGGCGTAGTACATCGTCGTCGTCCAACGTTAGTGATCGGGAACACGATTATAAATCGATAAAAACGAAAAAATCCGCTAAAAATAAACAGAGTCACAGCAGCAAGAAATCAAAGAAGACTAAACAGATGAAATCACATTTCTATTCAGAGTTTGGTTTAGCTACAGGCAACGCCGAGGAATTAGGATCCAAGGAGAAATTACAACAACGTGCTGCAAGATTTAACGATAGTATTTCTAGGACTGTCAGCAACGGTGTTAAAGATGATTCTACCACAGATTTTGATTTTACCGGACTTCATATCGTAGGAATCTGTAAGGACATTGAAAAACCATATTTGCGATTAACATCG GCTCCAGCTCCCTCCGCTGTTCGACCGGTAAGTGTACTCCAAAATTCTTTGGCACATGTCAAGAAGCGCTGGGTGGCTGATCAAGACTATAGATATGCTTGTGATCAACTTAAATCCATTCGTCAAGATCTTACCGTCCAAGGTATACGAGATGCATTTACAGTCCATGTGTATGAAACGCACGCCCGTGTAGCTCTAGAAAAAGGCGATCATGAAGAATTCAACCAGTGTCAAACACAATTAAGGATGCTGTACCAAGATGTCGGGGGAGAAAACCGATGCGAATTCGTCGCGTAtcgaatattgtattatatttttaccaAAAATAGTCAAG ATTTAACAACTATTTTAGCGGCTTTGTCGGAAGAAGATAAACACGACGAGTGCATAAAACATGCATTAAAAGTGCGTTCGGCTTGGTGGCAGGGTAATTTCCATGCTTTTTTCAAGTTATACACTTCTGCTCCAAGGATGGCAGCCTTCCTAATGGATTGGTTTGTTGCGAGGGAACGCAAGAACGCCTTGAAATGCATGATCAAGTC CTACCGGCAAAATTTGGCGGTTGATTTCGTCGTAGCAGAATTGGCCTTTGAATCTTTGGACAAGTTTTATGAATTTGTCAATGAATTTGGGTTGGTTTATGCTGATCCAGAACAACATCTTATCGACTGCAAGACAAGCAGTGGTTCTGTAGGTGCTTGGTAA
- the LOC100876295 gene encoding leukocyte receptor cluster member 8 homolog isoform X4, whose product MSEGEATASQKKQQPFQQQPQLGVGSMANMAWQYPSPNNIHSMFPSYSGQLYGAGYQGVPHQGQTFSYYHVMMPGYGQPFNQQQMQQQQHQQQQQQQQQQQQQQQQQQQQQGNNQGKQLHQQPPVPGTPMSLDDDSDLPPLPPGPPPSVQTSQQHNAQVQSSIQTHPGYMYNSFPYGSWNGMHGDMSQYTNQIRFNIQNKKNGLTFSPSGNSGAAKKKRKRNKNLAAQFNNSFQANSPTTNFVPASNLKTELPPLPLAQREVAAPPPPTEESPTPTTPVISSANTAPSAGSPAVGTTSVVTIPSPVVEWPDSLKNYVNRCYEKCKTAVDKDQVEIILKGKITRAANDGSLWVKDWDQEPLPSIHSERMTMTIKPQKPTLKLNNLANPLLNTQGGLRKPGLSTSLGARHGARLSVNHKRSRSRSRTRSRSKSRSRSRTRSRSRSRSKSRSRSNTRSPPSRKYRRSTSSSSNVSDREHDYKSIKTKKSAKNKQSHSSKKSKKTKQMKSHFYSEFGLATGNAEELGSKEKLQQRAARFNDSISRTVSNGVKDDSTTDFDFTGLHIVGICKDIEKPYLRLTSAPAPSAVRPVSVLQNSLAHVKKRWVADQDYRYACDQLKSIRQDLTVQGIRDAFTVHVYETHARVALEKGDHEEFNQCQTQLRMLYQDVGGENRCEFVAYRILYYIFTKNSQDLTTILAALSEEDKHDECIKHALKVRSAWWQGNFHAFFKLYTSAPRMAAFLMDWFVARERKNALKCMIKSLSIISF is encoded by the exons ATGTCAGAAGGCGAGGCTACAGCGTCGCAGAAGAAACAGCAGCCATTTCAGCAACAGCCGCAACTTGGAGTAGGCTCAATGGCGAACATGGCATGGCAATATCCCTCGCCAAACAATATTCACAGCATGTTTCCTTCATATTCAGG GCAGTTATATGGAGCAGGATATCAGGGTGTGCCTCATCAAGGACAAACATTTAGTTATTACCATGTAATGATGCCTGGATATGGACAACCTTTTAATCAACAGCAgatgcaacagcagcagcatcaacagcaacaacagcagcagcagcagcaacaacaacaacaacagcaacagcagcagcaacagggCAATAATCAAGGGAAACAGCTACATCAACAGCCACCTGTACCTGGAACACCTATGTCTTTGGATGACGATTCGGATCTTCCTCCTTTACCTCCTGGTCCTCCGCCGTCTGTACAAACGTCTCAACAGCATAACGCTCAAGTTCAGTCATCCATACAAACTCATCCAGGATATATGTACAATTCATTTCCGTATGGTTCTTGGAACGGAATGCATGGTGATATGTCTC AGTACACTAATCAGATTCGTTTCAatatacaaaacaaaaaaaatggcTTAACATTTTCTCCGTCCGGTAATAGTGGAGCTGCAAAGAAAAAGCGTAAGAGGAATAAAAATTTAGCAGCCCAGTTCAACAATAGCTTTCAGGCAAATAGTCCAACGACAAATTTTGTACCTGCTTCCAATTTGAAGACAGAATTACCACCCTTACCCCTCGCGCAGCGTGAAGTAGCAGCTCCTCCTCCACCAACCGAAGAATCCCCCACCCCTACTACACCTGTTATTTCGAGCGCTAACACAGCTCCTAGTGCTGGTTCTCCAGCGGTAGGTACTACTTCTGTCGTGACAATTCCTAGCCCGGTTGTAGAATGGCCCGACAGTTTGAAGAATTACGTGAACAGATGTTACGAAAAATGTAAAACAGCTGTTGACAAGGATCAagttgaaattatattaaaaggAAAAATTACTCGCGCTGCGAACGATGGCTCGCTTTGGGTGAAGGATTGGGACCAAGAACCTTTGCCTAGTATTCACAGCGAACGTATGACCATGACGATAAAGCCTCAAAAGCCGacgttaaaattgaataatttagcgAATCCGCTGTTGAATACGCAGGGAGGCTTGCGCAAGCCAGGTCTCTCTACTTCTCTCGGGGCTCGGCATGGTGCGCGTCTCTCTGTGAATCACAAACGGTCGAGGTCGAGGTCTAGGACTAGATCAAGATCGAAGTCGAGGTCGAGGTCGAGAACAAGGTCGAGGTCGAGGTCGAGGTCGAAATCGAGGTCACGTTCAAATACACGTAGCCCACCGTCACGAAAATACAGGCGTAGTACATCGTCGTCGTCCAACGTTAGTGATCGGGAACACGATTATAAATCGATAAAAACGAAAAAATCCGCTAAAAATAAACAGAGTCACAGCAGCAAGAAATCAAAGAAGACTAAACAGATGAAATCACATTTCTATTCAGAGTTTGGTTTAGCTACAGGCAACGCCGAGGAATTAGGATCCAAGGAGAAATTACAACAACGTGCTGCAAGATTTAACGATAGTATTTCTAGGACTGTCAGCAACGGTGTTAAAGATGATTCTACCACAGATTTTGATTTTACCGGACTTCATATCGTAGGAATCTGTAAGGACATTGAAAAACCATATTTGCGATTAACATCG GCTCCAGCTCCCTCCGCTGTTCGACCGGTAAGTGTACTCCAAAATTCTTTGGCACATGTCAAGAAGCGCTGGGTGGCTGATCAAGACTATAGATATGCTTGTGATCAACTTAAATCCATTCGTCAAGATCTTACCGTCCAAGGTATACGAGATGCATTTACAGTCCATGTGTATGAAACGCACGCCCGTGTAGCTCTAGAAAAAGGCGATCATGAAGAATTCAACCAGTGTCAAACACAATTAAGGATGCTGTACCAAGATGTCGGGGGAGAAAACCGATGCGAATTCGTCGCGTAtcgaatattgtattatatttttaccaAAAATAGTCAAG ATTTAACAACTATTTTAGCGGCTTTGTCGGAAGAAGATAAACACGACGAGTGCATAAAACATGCATTAAAAGTGCGTTCGGCTTGGTGGCAGGGTAATTTCCATGCTTTTTTCAAGTTATACACTTCTGCTCCAAGGATGGCAGCCTTCCTAATGGATTGGTTTGTTGCGAGGGAACGCAAGAACGCCTTGAAATGCATGATCAAGTC ATTAAGCATAATTTCTTTCTAG
- the LOC143265738 gene encoding uncharacterized protein LOC143265738 isoform X1 yields the protein MTTLTDVKIKSWTAAVPCKVSDNIVSSQFSSQKVFVPSYEKEKRPCIEQLLTNEYQRIWWQEKEAWDKRHASKKTSSKKLLQHKIIKKKPTTVPIEKPKLIKNTRKRKEATAVKTSEKATEEKQEETEVLEQKAEKTEGVELVLNKAK from the exons ATGACAACGCTTACGGATGTAAAGATCAAATCATGGACAGCCGCGGTTCCTTGCAAAGTTTCGGACAACATCGTTTCTTCTCAATTTTCGTCGCAGAAAGTATTCGTACCCTCTTACGAAAA AGAGAAACGTCCTTGTATAGAGCAGTTATTGACTAATGAATATCAACGAATATGGTGGCAAGAAAAAGAAGCGTGGGACAAACGACACGCGAGTAAAAAGACATCTTCCAAAAAATTACTGCAACATAAA ataattaaaaagaaaccgACAACGGTGCCTATAGAGAAACCAAAATTGATCAAAAATACAAGGAAACGGAAAGAAGCGACAGCTGTGAAAACAAGCGAGAAAGCTACGGAAGAAAAGCAAG AGGAAACAGAAGTTCTTGAACAAAAAGCCGAGAAAACTGAGGGCGTAGAACTTGTTCTCAACAAGGCAAAGTAA
- the LOC143265738 gene encoding uncharacterized protein LOC143265738 isoform X2: MTTLTDVKIKSWTAAVPCKVSDNIVSSQFSSQKVFVPSYEKEKRPCIEQLLTNEYQRIWWQEKEAWDKRHASKKTSSKKLLQHKIIKKKPTTVPIEKPKLIKNTRKRKEATAVKTSEKATEEKQEVLEQKAEKTEGVELVLNKAK; encoded by the exons ATGACAACGCTTACGGATGTAAAGATCAAATCATGGACAGCCGCGGTTCCTTGCAAAGTTTCGGACAACATCGTTTCTTCTCAATTTTCGTCGCAGAAAGTATTCGTACCCTCTTACGAAAA AGAGAAACGTCCTTGTATAGAGCAGTTATTGACTAATGAATATCAACGAATATGGTGGCAAGAAAAAGAAGCGTGGGACAAACGACACGCGAGTAAAAAGACATCTTCCAAAAAATTACTGCAACATAAA ataattaaaaagaaaccgACAACGGTGCCTATAGAGAAACCAAAATTGATCAAAAATACAAGGAAACGGAAAGAAGCGACAGCTGTGAAAACAAGCGAGAAAGCTACGGAAGAAAAGCAAG AAGTTCTTGAACAAAAAGCCGAGAAAACTGAGGGCGTAGAACTTGTTCTCAACAAGGCAAAGTAA